In one Hypanus sabinus isolate sHypSab1 chromosome 11, sHypSab1.hap1, whole genome shotgun sequence genomic region, the following are encoded:
- the LOC132401711 gene encoding calcium-activated chloride channel regulator 1-like isoform X1: MIVLRKNFAMVFSYLLSVYVERSCGIHVVDNGYRDIVIAIKPSIPYDEKLPEKIQAMMSEASSFLHQATKQRLYFSDVKILLPKSWPYNSSLVQRPTNQTYEKANVIIAEPNPLYGDTPYTLQYGGCGEKGLYIHLTPNFLLNDGLVEVYGKKGRTFVHEWAHLQWGVFNEYDDQEPFYRSSDGSIEATGCSKLIKGVIKGCSGGECSDCTNNKKAGFPGRNCTFYPEKNQDASSSIMYNQGLKNVEFCTDKTHNTEAPNMQNRMCDYRSTWDVISQSEDFRNISSPYTGSRNLTFTFLQAKDRVICLVLDVSASMNTGKRIVRLRQAAEIFLLQVIENGSQVGIVTFNDKANTIAQLKKIDDSSSARKDLVRLLPTSADGGTCICEGVQSGFQVLRGDDGYTSGDEIILLTDGEDDSISSCFTEVEKSRAMIHTIAFGSSAEKDLEQFSMKTGGQRLAATDKVDTNGLFDAFNELVSGDGNNQQAIQLESKGWSVDENSWFNDSIVVDKTVGNNTHFVFTWEASTPQVFVRDPNGKVYSNNDFVIEENVHTAWLKIEGTAQEGIWTYSIRNPGKQQQATVTVTSQSADENVPSITISTKITRKVPVVIYVKVSQGFLPVLNASVMITVEKPTGHTEQVELSDNGLGADIVSNDGVYSKYFLNTTEHGRYNFKVRAERKEGSTMMANRTEGSAMYIPGYTENGVIHINPPKPRVSKENSAAQIGSFSRVKSGGALSIPQGTPTVNFPPCKVTDLQATIEKDKIELQWTAPGADMDQGTASYYEMRMSAKLLQLRDSFSGAEQVNVTSLKPQPFGSTETFTIAIGSTELKNTTTFYFALCAYDENNQSSDMSNVASASFFVPLPDEWVSNVTTASFSVPLPDELEDNKVRVLHSTWITVVVAVIVCLIIGITYYIVEKKYKKRFPVAAITYRKFSC, translated from the exons ATGATTGTTCTGCGGAAAAACTTTGCCATGGTCTTCAGCTATCTCCTAAGTGTTTACGTTGAGAGGAGCTGTGGAATACATGTGGTGGATAATGGATACAGAGACATTGTGATTGCAATTAAACCAAGTATCCCATATGATGAGAAGCTTCCTGAAAAAATCCAG GCAATGATGAGTGAAGCCTCCTCCTTCCTGCATCAAGCTACCAAACAGCGGCTCTATTTTTCAGATGTTAAAATCCTTTTGCCTAAATCCTGGCCATATAACTCCAGCTTGGTTCAAAGACCAACTAATCAAACATATGAGAAG GCAAACGTGATCATTGCTGAACCCAATCCTCTGTATGGAGACACTCCATACACCCTGCAGTATggaggatgtggggagaaggggCTCTACATTCATCTTACACCGAACTTCCTACTAAACGACGGTCTGGTTGAAGTTTATGGCAAAAAAG GAAGAACATTTGTTCATGAATGGGCCCACCTCCAGTGGGGTGTATTTAATGAATATGATGATCAGGAGCCCTTTTACAGATCTAGTGATGGAAGCATTGAGGCAACAGG GTGTTCAAAGTTGATAAAAGGAGTTATTAAAGGTTGCAGTGGTGGTGAGTGTTCAGACTGTACCAATAATAAAAAGGCAGGATTTCCAGGTCGGAATTGTACATTTTATCCAGAGAAGAACCAGGATGCATCATCTTCAATAATGTATAATCAAGGATTGAAGAAT GTTGAATTCTGTACTGACAAGACCCACAATACAGAAGCACCCAACATGCAGAACAGAATGTGCGATTACAGGAGCACTTGGGATGTGATTAGCCAGTCGGAAGATTTCAGAAACATTTCTTCGCCCTACACTGGTTCACGCAACCTGACATTCACATTTCTACAGGCCAAGGACCGTGTGATTTGCTTAGTCCTTGACGTTTCAGCAAGCATGAATACA GGGAAACGCATTGTCAGGCTTCGACAAGCTGCTGAGATATTCTTGCTGCAAGTCATTGAAAATGGATCACAAGTTGGAATTGTCACTTTTAACGATAAAGCCAACACTATAGCACAATTAAAAAAGATTGATGATAGTAGTAGTGCGAGGAAGGATCTTGTACGGCTGCTACCAACATCAGCTGACGGGGGAACATGTATTTGTGAAGGGGTTCAATCTGGCTTTCAG GTACTTCGTGGTGATGATGGATATACAAGTGGTGATGAAATTATTTTACTTACGGACGGAGAGGACGACAGTATTAGCAGTTGCTTCACAGAGGTGGAAAAAAGTAGAGCCATGATCCACACAATCGCTTTCGGGTCAAGTGCAGAGAAGGATCTAGAGCAGTTCTCAATGAAGACAG GAGGTCAACGGTTAGCAGCCACTGATAAAGTGGACACAAATGGATTATTTGATGCATTCAATGAATTAGTATCAGGAGATGGTAACAACCAACAGGCAATCCAG CTTGAAAGTAAAGGATGGAGTGTTGATGAAAACAGTTGGTTTAATGATTCAATTGTTGTTGATAAAACTGTTGGAAACAACACACATTTTGTGTTCACTTGGGAGGCGTCCACACCACAAGTATTTGTGCGTGACCCCAATGGAAAGGTATACAGCAACAATGACTTTGTCATAGAAGAGAACGTACACACCGCATGGCTCAAAATTGAAGGCACTGCACAG GAAGGAATTTGGACTTACAGTATCAGGAATCCCGGAAAACAGCAGCAAGCAACAGTTACAGTAACATCCCAATCAGCGGATGAGaatgttccctccatcaccatcaGCACAAAAATCACCAGAAAGGTTCCAGTGGTTATTTATGTGAAAGTCTCCCAAGGATTTTTACCAGTCTTAAATGCAAGTGTGATGATCACTGTTGAAAAACCCACGGGTCATACAGAACAAGTGGAGCTTTCAGATAATGGTTTAG GTGCTGATATTGTCAGCAATGATGGGGTGTACTCTAAGTATTTCCTGAACACTACTGAACACGGAAGATACAATTTCAAGGTGAGGGCAGAGAGAAAAGAAGGTTCTACCATGATGGCAAACAGAACAGAAGGGAGTGCCATGTACATACCAGGATACACAGAAAATG GTGTTATTCACATAAATCCACCAAAGCCtcgagttagtaaagaaaattcTGCGGCTCAAATAGGAAGCTTTAGCAGGGTCAAATCAGGAGGAGCACTTTCAATCCCTCAAGGTACACCTACTGTCAACTTTCCACCATGCAAAGTCACAGATCTTCAAGCAACGATAGAAAAAGACAAAATTGAGCTGCAGTGGACAGCACCAGGAGCAGACATGGATCAAGGAACAg CCTCCTACTATGAGATGAGAATGAGTGCGAAACTGCTGCAGCTACGGGACAGTTTCTCAGGAGCTGAACAGGTTAATGTGACAAGTTTGAAACCACAACCATTTGGCTCCACGGAAACATTTACAATTGCCATTGgaagtacagaacttaaaaacaCGACCACATTTTATTTTGCTCTATGTGCTTATGATGAAAACAATCAGTCTTCCGACATGTCCAATGTTGCCAGTGCTTCTTTCTTTGTGCCTTTGCCTGATGAATGGGTGTCCAATGTTACCACTGCTTCTTTCTCTGTGCCTTTGCCTGATGAATTGGAGGACAATAAAGTACGGGTTCTGCACAGTACATGGATTACAGTAGTAGTGGCAGTAATTGTATGTTTGATTATTGGGATTACTTATTATATTGTGGAGAAGAAATACAAAAAGAGATTTCCAGTAGCAGCAATAACGTACAGAAAATTCAGCTGCTGA
- the LOC132401711 gene encoding calcium-activated chloride channel regulator 1-like isoform X2 — MIVLRKNFAMVFSYLLSVYVERSCGIHVVDNGYRDIVIAIKPSIPYDEKLPEKIQAMMSEASSFLHQATKQRLYFSDVKILLPKSWPYNSSLVQRPTNQTYEKANVIIAEPNPLYGDTPYTLQYGGCGEKGLYIHLTPNFLLNDGLVEVYGKKGRTFVHEWAHLQWGVFNEYDDQEPFYRSSDGSIEATGCSKLIKGVIKGCSGGECSDCTNNKKAGFPGRNCTFYPEKNQDASSSIMYNQGLKNVEFCTDKTHNTEAPNMQNRMCDYRSTWDVISQSEDFRNISSPYTGSRNLTFTFLQAKDRVICLVLDVSASMNTGKRIVRLRQAAEIFLLQVIENGSQVGIVTFNDKANTIAQLKKIDDSSSARKDLVRLLPTSADGGTCICEGVQSGFQVLRGDDGYTSGDEIILLTDGEDDSISSCFTEVEKSRAMIHTIAFGSSAEKDLEQFSMKTGGQRLAATDKVDTNGLFDAFNELVSGDGNNQQAIQLESKGWSVDENSWFNDSIVVDKTVGNNTHFVFTWEASTPQVFVRDPNGKEGIWTYSIRNPGKQQQATVTVTSQSADENVPSITISTKITRKVPVVIYVKVSQGFLPVLNASVMITVEKPTGHTEQVELSDNGLGADIVSNDGVYSKYFLNTTEHGRYNFKVRAERKEGSTMMANRTEGSAMYIPGYTENGVIHINPPKPRVSKENSAAQIGSFSRVKSGGALSIPQGTPTVNFPPCKVTDLQATIEKDKIELQWTAPGADMDQGTASYYEMRMSAKLLQLRDSFSGAEQVNVTSLKPQPFGSTETFTIAIGSTELKNTTTFYFALCAYDENNQSSDMSNVASASFFVPLPDEWVSNVTTASFSVPLPDELEDNKVRVLHSTWITVVVAVIVCLIIGITYYIVEKKYKKRFPVAAITYRKFSC, encoded by the exons ATGATTGTTCTGCGGAAAAACTTTGCCATGGTCTTCAGCTATCTCCTAAGTGTTTACGTTGAGAGGAGCTGTGGAATACATGTGGTGGATAATGGATACAGAGACATTGTGATTGCAATTAAACCAAGTATCCCATATGATGAGAAGCTTCCTGAAAAAATCCAG GCAATGATGAGTGAAGCCTCCTCCTTCCTGCATCAAGCTACCAAACAGCGGCTCTATTTTTCAGATGTTAAAATCCTTTTGCCTAAATCCTGGCCATATAACTCCAGCTTGGTTCAAAGACCAACTAATCAAACATATGAGAAG GCAAACGTGATCATTGCTGAACCCAATCCTCTGTATGGAGACACTCCATACACCCTGCAGTATggaggatgtggggagaaggggCTCTACATTCATCTTACACCGAACTTCCTACTAAACGACGGTCTGGTTGAAGTTTATGGCAAAAAAG GAAGAACATTTGTTCATGAATGGGCCCACCTCCAGTGGGGTGTATTTAATGAATATGATGATCAGGAGCCCTTTTACAGATCTAGTGATGGAAGCATTGAGGCAACAGG GTGTTCAAAGTTGATAAAAGGAGTTATTAAAGGTTGCAGTGGTGGTGAGTGTTCAGACTGTACCAATAATAAAAAGGCAGGATTTCCAGGTCGGAATTGTACATTTTATCCAGAGAAGAACCAGGATGCATCATCTTCAATAATGTATAATCAAGGATTGAAGAAT GTTGAATTCTGTACTGACAAGACCCACAATACAGAAGCACCCAACATGCAGAACAGAATGTGCGATTACAGGAGCACTTGGGATGTGATTAGCCAGTCGGAAGATTTCAGAAACATTTCTTCGCCCTACACTGGTTCACGCAACCTGACATTCACATTTCTACAGGCCAAGGACCGTGTGATTTGCTTAGTCCTTGACGTTTCAGCAAGCATGAATACA GGGAAACGCATTGTCAGGCTTCGACAAGCTGCTGAGATATTCTTGCTGCAAGTCATTGAAAATGGATCACAAGTTGGAATTGTCACTTTTAACGATAAAGCCAACACTATAGCACAATTAAAAAAGATTGATGATAGTAGTAGTGCGAGGAAGGATCTTGTACGGCTGCTACCAACATCAGCTGACGGGGGAACATGTATTTGTGAAGGGGTTCAATCTGGCTTTCAG GTACTTCGTGGTGATGATGGATATACAAGTGGTGATGAAATTATTTTACTTACGGACGGAGAGGACGACAGTATTAGCAGTTGCTTCACAGAGGTGGAAAAAAGTAGAGCCATGATCCACACAATCGCTTTCGGGTCAAGTGCAGAGAAGGATCTAGAGCAGTTCTCAATGAAGACAG GAGGTCAACGGTTAGCAGCCACTGATAAAGTGGACACAAATGGATTATTTGATGCATTCAATGAATTAGTATCAGGAGATGGTAACAACCAACAGGCAATCCAG CTTGAAAGTAAAGGATGGAGTGTTGATGAAAACAGTTGGTTTAATGATTCAATTGTTGTTGATAAAACTGTTGGAAACAACACACATTTTGTGTTCACTTGGGAGGCGTCCACACCACAAGTATTTGTGCGTGACCCCAATGGAAAG GAAGGAATTTGGACTTACAGTATCAGGAATCCCGGAAAACAGCAGCAAGCAACAGTTACAGTAACATCCCAATCAGCGGATGAGaatgttccctccatcaccatcaGCACAAAAATCACCAGAAAGGTTCCAGTGGTTATTTATGTGAAAGTCTCCCAAGGATTTTTACCAGTCTTAAATGCAAGTGTGATGATCACTGTTGAAAAACCCACGGGTCATACAGAACAAGTGGAGCTTTCAGATAATGGTTTAG GTGCTGATATTGTCAGCAATGATGGGGTGTACTCTAAGTATTTCCTGAACACTACTGAACACGGAAGATACAATTTCAAGGTGAGGGCAGAGAGAAAAGAAGGTTCTACCATGATGGCAAACAGAACAGAAGGGAGTGCCATGTACATACCAGGATACACAGAAAATG GTGTTATTCACATAAATCCACCAAAGCCtcgagttagtaaagaaaattcTGCGGCTCAAATAGGAAGCTTTAGCAGGGTCAAATCAGGAGGAGCACTTTCAATCCCTCAAGGTACACCTACTGTCAACTTTCCACCATGCAAAGTCACAGATCTTCAAGCAACGATAGAAAAAGACAAAATTGAGCTGCAGTGGACAGCACCAGGAGCAGACATGGATCAAGGAACAg CCTCCTACTATGAGATGAGAATGAGTGCGAAACTGCTGCAGCTACGGGACAGTTTCTCAGGAGCTGAACAGGTTAATGTGACAAGTTTGAAACCACAACCATTTGGCTCCACGGAAACATTTACAATTGCCATTGgaagtacagaacttaaaaacaCGACCACATTTTATTTTGCTCTATGTGCTTATGATGAAAACAATCAGTCTTCCGACATGTCCAATGTTGCCAGTGCTTCTTTCTTTGTGCCTTTGCCTGATGAATGGGTGTCCAATGTTACCACTGCTTCTTTCTCTGTGCCTTTGCCTGATGAATTGGAGGACAATAAAGTACGGGTTCTGCACAGTACATGGATTACAGTAGTAGTGGCAGTAATTGTATGTTTGATTATTGGGATTACTTATTATATTGTGGAGAAGAAATACAAAAAGAGATTTCCAGTAGCAGCAATAACGTACAGAAAATTCAGCTGCTGA